CAAGATCGGCGAGGCGGCGGCCTGGCACGAGCGCGCCGCGCTGGTCCGGGCCAAGGGCACCGAGGCGGTCGTCCCCGGCTCGATCGACCGCTGGTTCGCCCCCGGATTCCCGGAAGCCGACCGCGAGCCGCTGCTCGACGCGCTGCGCGCGACCGACGACGAGAGCTACGCCCGATGCTGCGAGGCCCTCGCCGGATTCGACGTCCGCGACCGGCTCGCCGAGATCGCCACCCCGCTGCTGGCGGTCGCCGGCGGCCAGGACCGACCCACCCCCGCCGACGGCCTCCGGCTGATCGCCGGCACTGTGCTCCACGGCCGTCTCGTCGTCCTCGACCAGGTGGCGCACCTGGCCCCGGCCGAGTCCCCGGAGGTGGTCGCGTTCCTCCTCGACCAGCACTTCGAGGAGTCGCGCGCGGCCGGCATCACGGTCCGCCGCGAGGTCCTCGGCCCCGCACACGTCGACCGAGCGACCGCCGCCACCACCGCGTTCACCCGAGATTTCCAGGACCTCATCACCCGCTACGCCTGGGGCGAGATCTGGACCCGCCCCGGCCTGGACCGCCGCAGCCGCTCGATGGTCACCCTCACCGCCCTGGTCGCCCTCGGCCACCACGAGGAGCTCGCCATGCACGTCCGGGCCGCCCGCACCAACGGCCTCACGGCGGACGAGATCAAGGAAGTCCTCCTGCAAACCGCCATCTACTGCGGCGTCCCCGCCGCCAACACGGCCTTCCGCATCGCCCAGCAGGTCCTCGCCGATTACTAGCGCTGGCGATACTATTGCCGCCGATAGTATCTCCAGCGCTAGTAACAGCGGGGTAAGCATGGTCGCTTTCGTCGGGCGGGACCGCGAACTGGGCATCCTGGACGCGTTGCTCACCGAGGTGCGGTCCGCGGGCCGCGACGCCAAGCCGGGGCAGTGCCTGCTGATCCGTGGCCGTCGCCGGATCGGCAAGTCCAGTCTGGTCGAGGCGTTCGTCGATCGTGCCGGTGTCCCGGCGGTCTTCTTCACCGCGGCCGGTGCCTCGGAGGCCATCGAGCTGGAGGCGTTCACCGAGGCGGTCGCCGACTCGGTGCTGCCGGACCGGGAGATCTTCGCCGAGGCGCGACCGGGAAATTGGAGCGCCGCCCTGCGTCAGCTGGCCGGGGTGCTGCCGGACGATCAGCCCAGCGTCGTGGTGATCGACGAGGTGCCGTATCTGATGGAGAAGGTGGACGCCTTCGAGGGCATCCTGCAGCGGGCGTGGGACCGGGAGCTGAGCCGGAAACCGGTGCTTCTGGTGCTGGTCGGCTCCGATCTGTCGATGATGGAGGCGCTCGGCTCCTACGGCCGCCCGTTCCACCAGCGTGGCC
Above is a genomic segment from Actinoplanes ianthinogenes containing:
- the pcaC gene encoding 4-carboxymuconolactone decarboxylase, giving the protein MLTATVFTDAPDRPLLLLGSSVGTSAESLWARCAERLYGRYHVVGFDLPGHGRSAPATGPFTIADLARAVLDLADDLRPGESFRYAGDSIGGAIGLQLMLDAPERVTAAAVLCTGAKIGEAAAWHERAALVRAKGTEAVVPGSIDRWFAPGFPEADREPLLDALRATDDESYARCCEALAGFDVRDRLAEIATPLLAVAGGQDRPTPADGLRLIAGTVLHGRLVVLDQVAHLAPAESPEVVAFLLDQHFEESRAAGITVRREVLGPAHVDRATAATTAFTRDFQDLITRYAWGEIWTRPGLDRRSRSMVTLTALVALGHHEELAMHVRAARTNGLTADEIKEVLLQTAIYCGVPAANTAFRIAQQVLADY